A single genomic interval of Longimicrobium sp. harbors:
- a CDS encoding carboxylate-amine ligase: MSRSHDFTIGVEEEYQLVDAATGALRSRARYVISGDWAGELKPEMQEHTIEVGTGVWRGSHAVRDDLARLRFMAAVAAEAEGMRIVAAGAHPFSRAGGHPFSDGPVYQELREKYRALADEQAIFGMHVHVGVPSGMDRARLCNVVRLHLPVLLALTASSPFWDGRDTGHASYRSVVWRRWPRSGAPPRFAGMAEYDALVRWMMASGSIDGPGRLYWELRPHHRYPTIEVRVTDCTPRLDDAITAAALARAVVAGAAEGLLPDTPLPESFLQPLLSENGWRASRDGTRAELADLESAEPRTITAAEWAERLAERLEGVAAALGDAAELARLPELLARGCAAEAIRGRAEQVGNGGALALWLADETVAGAGMDRRSRPRLEETV; this comes from the coding sequence ATGTCCCGCAGCCACGACTTCACCATCGGTGTGGAGGAAGAGTACCAGCTGGTGGACGCGGCCACGGGCGCGCTGCGCAGCCGTGCGCGCTACGTGATCTCGGGCGACTGGGCGGGCGAGCTGAAGCCCGAGATGCAGGAACACACCATCGAGGTGGGTACCGGCGTGTGGCGGGGCTCGCACGCGGTTCGCGACGACCTGGCCCGGCTGCGCTTCATGGCGGCCGTGGCCGCCGAGGCCGAGGGCATGCGCATCGTGGCCGCGGGCGCCCACCCGTTCAGCCGGGCGGGGGGGCACCCGTTCAGCGACGGCCCCGTGTACCAGGAACTGCGCGAGAAGTACCGCGCACTGGCCGACGAGCAGGCCATCTTCGGGATGCACGTGCACGTGGGCGTGCCTTCGGGGATGGATCGCGCACGGCTGTGCAACGTGGTGCGGCTTCACCTTCCGGTGCTGCTGGCGCTCACGGCGTCGTCGCCGTTCTGGGACGGGCGCGACACGGGCCACGCCTCGTACCGCTCGGTGGTGTGGCGCCGCTGGCCCCGTTCGGGCGCGCCGCCCCGCTTCGCCGGCATGGCCGAGTACGACGCGCTGGTGCGCTGGATGATGGCGTCGGGGAGCATCGACGGGCCGGGGCGGCTGTACTGGGAGCTGCGGCCGCACCACCGCTATCCGACGATCGAGGTGCGGGTGACGGACTGCACTCCGCGGCTCGACGACGCCATCACCGCCGCGGCCCTGGCGCGGGCCGTGGTGGCCGGCGCCGCCGAGGGGCTGCTGCCGGACACGCCGCTGCCGGAGTCGTTCCTTCAGCCGCTGCTCAGCGAGAACGGCTGGCGGGCCAGCCGCGACGGAACGCGCGCGGAGCTGGCGGACCTGGAAAGTGCCGAGCCCCGCACCATCACGGCGGCGGAATGGGCGGAGCGGCTGGCGGAGCGGCTGGAGGGCGTAGCCGCGGCGCTGGGCGACGCCGCCGAGCTGGCGCGGCTGCCGGAGCTGCTGGCCCGGGGGTGCGCGGCCGAGGCCATCCGCGGGCGGGCCGAGCAGGTGGGGAACGGGGGGGCGCTGGCACTCTGGCTGGCGGACGAAACGGTGGCAGGCGCCGGCATGGACCGCCGGTCGCGGCCAAGACTCGAGGAAACGGTATGA